A genome region from Methylobacterium sp. FF17 includes the following:
- the sciP gene encoding CtrA inhibitor SciP translates to MTEPSRPRVKYVIGPDGSPLTIADLPPITTRRWVIRRKAEVVAAVRGGLLSLEEACQRYTLTTEEFLSWQFSIDQHGLAGLRTTRIQHYRH, encoded by the coding sequence ATGACCGAACCAAGCCGCCCGAGAGTGAAATACGTGATCGGGCCTGATGGAAGTCCGTTAACCATTGCGGATCTTCCGCCGATCACCACGCGCCGATGGGTCATCCGTCGCAAAGCCGAAGTGGTCGCCGCCGTGAGGGGCGGACTTCTCAGTCTCGAGGAAGCATGCCAGCGCTATACCCTCACCACGGAGGAATTCCTGAGCTGGCAGTTCTCCATCGATCAGCACGGGCTGGCAGGACTGCGCACCACGCGCATCCAGCATTACCGCCACTGA
- the fliG gene encoding flagellar motor switch protein FliG, whose product MSSGLNLQAELAKGSNGAFGAMTGAQRAAALLLLLGENEGAPIWQMLDEDEVKLVSHAMVQLGSLEAETVERLIVDFVSRLSSGGGITSNFERTESLLLKIFPSDQVSAIMAEIKGASGKRVWASLTQIDPEILASFLRNEYPQTVAVVLSKVRSDYAAKVLTILPEEFAIDVLNRMLRMETVQKEALRHIEETLRVEFVSTIAQTTRRDAHELMADVFNAFDRQTEGRFLTALDQANRGSAKKIRQLMFTFEDLLKLDAGSVQTLLRKVDNETLCRALKGADDRVRGFFLRNMSTRAAKNITDEMGSLGPIRLKDVDEAQAKMTELAKELAEKGEIMIAKSSGEEELVY is encoded by the coding sequence ATGTCGTCGGGATTGAACCTCCAGGCCGAGCTCGCCAAGGGCAGCAACGGCGCCTTCGGGGCCATGACGGGCGCCCAGCGCGCCGCCGCGCTCCTGCTGCTGCTCGGCGAGAACGAGGGCGCGCCGATCTGGCAGATGCTGGACGAGGACGAGGTCAAGCTCGTCTCGCACGCCATGGTGCAGCTCGGCTCGCTGGAGGCCGAGACGGTCGAGCGCCTCATCGTGGACTTCGTCTCCCGCCTCTCGTCCGGCGGCGGCATCACCTCGAACTTCGAGCGCACGGAGTCGCTGCTCCTCAAGATCTTCCCCTCCGACCAGGTCTCGGCGATCATGGCGGAGATCAAGGGCGCTTCGGGCAAGCGCGTCTGGGCGAGCCTGACTCAGATCGACCCCGAGATCCTGGCCTCCTTCCTGCGCAACGAGTACCCGCAGACCGTGGCGGTGGTGCTCTCGAAGGTGCGCTCGGACTACGCCGCCAAGGTGCTGACCATCCTGCCGGAGGAGTTCGCCATCGACGTCCTCAACCGGATGCTGCGGATGGAGACGGTGCAGAAGGAGGCCCTGCGCCACATCGAGGAGACCCTGCGCGTCGAGTTCGTCTCGACCATCGCCCAGACCACGCGGCGCGACGCGCACGAGCTCATGGCCGACGTCTTCAACGCCTTCGACCGGCAGACCGAGGGGCGCTTCCTCACCGCCCTCGACCAGGCCAATCGCGGTTCGGCCAAGAAGATCCGCCAGCTCATGTTCACCTTCGAGGACCTGCTCAAGCTCGATGCCGGCAGCGTCCAGACCCTGCTGCGCAAGGTCGACAACGAGACCCTGTGCCGGGCGCTCAAGGGCGCCGACGACCGCGTGCGCGGGTTCTTCCTGCGCAACATGTCCACCCGCGCGGCCAAGAACATCACCGACGAGATGGGTTCGCTCGGCCCCATCCGCCTCAAGGACGTGGACGAGGCCCAGGCCAAGATGACCGAACTCGCCAAGGAGCTGGCCGAGAAGGGTGAGATCATGATCGCCAAGTCGAGCGGCGAGGAGGAACTGGTCTATTGA
- the fliN gene encoding flagellar motor switch protein FliN gives MSDDFSLPQLNGLDASFDGLGTESIRETPTTPKSAADLEQVFDVPVMVSAVLGSSRMPIGDLLRLQPGAVLELDRKVGEAIDIYVNNRLVARGEVVLVEERLGVTMTEIIKSDH, from the coding sequence ATGTCCGACGATTTCAGCCTGCCCCAGCTCAACGGATTGGACGCCTCGTTCGACGGGCTCGGCACCGAGTCGATCCGCGAGACGCCCACCACCCCGAAGAGCGCCGCCGATCTCGAACAGGTCTTCGACGTGCCCGTGATGGTCTCGGCGGTGCTCGGCTCCTCGCGCATGCCCATCGGCGACCTGCTGCGGCTCCAGCCCGGGGCGGTGCTCGAGCTCGACCGGAAGGTCGGCGAGGCCATCGACATCTACGTCAACAACCGCCTCGTGGCGCGCGGCGAGGTCGTCCTCGTGGAGGAACGCCTGGGCGTGACCATGACCGAGATCATCAAGAGCGACCACTGA
- a CDS encoding EamA family transporter has translation MRSPSSAPAVSGGALASLAPVAALLGSMVSLGVGTSFAKPLFATLGAEGTTALRVGLSALMLLALWRPWRLRLTRADRGALLLYGAVLGAMNLLFYLSLRTIPLGLAIAIEFSGPLALALATSRRAGDFLWIGCAVLGLSLLLPVSGLSTGLDPTGVACALGAALCWALYIIFGQRVGHLPGGPAVALGMSVAALVVMPFGLAAAGTVLLDPGILAVGLGVAALSSALPYTLEMVALKRLTKQSFGVLLSLEPAIGSLAGLVILGERLAPTEWLAIACIVVASVGNTVSTHRRRNALAAPPPMV, from the coding sequence ATGCGGTCCCCTTCGAGCGCGCCCGCCGTCTCCGGCGGTGCGCTGGCGAGCCTCGCCCCCGTGGCGGCCCTGCTCGGCAGCATGGTCTCCCTCGGCGTCGGCACCTCCTTCGCCAAGCCCCTGTTCGCGACCCTCGGTGCGGAGGGCACCACCGCCCTGCGGGTGGGCCTCTCGGCGCTGATGCTGCTGGCCCTGTGGCGCCCCTGGCGCCTGCGCCTGACGCGGGCTGATCGCGGCGCGCTGCTGCTCTACGGCGCGGTGCTCGGGGCGATGAACCTGCTGTTCTACCTGTCCCTGCGCACGATCCCCCTCGGCCTCGCCATCGCCATCGAGTTCTCCGGTCCCCTCGCCCTCGCGCTGGCGACCTCGCGGCGGGCCGGCGACTTCCTCTGGATCGGCTGTGCGGTCCTCGGCCTGTCGCTCCTGCTGCCGGTGAGCGGCCTCTCCACCGGGCTCGATCCCACGGGGGTCGCCTGCGCGCTGGGGGCCGCCCTGTGCTGGGCGCTCTACATCATCTTCGGTCAGCGCGTCGGGCATCTCCCCGGCGGTCCGGCCGTGGCCCTCGGCATGTCGGTGGCGGCGCTGGTCGTGATGCCCTTCGGCCTCGCCGCCGCGGGCACGGTCCTGCTCGACCCGGGCATCCTCGCCGTCGGGCTCGGTGTGGCGGCGCTGTCGAGCGCCCTGCCCTACACGCTGGAGATGGTCGCCCTGAAGCGCCTCACGAAGCAGAGCTTCGGCGTGCTCCTCAGCCTGGAGCCCGCCATTGGCTCGCTGGCGGGTCTCGTGATCCTGGGGGAGCGCCTCGCGCCCACCGAATGGCTCGCCATCGCCTGCATCGTCGTGGCCTCCGTCGGCAACACGGTGAGCACGCACCGCCGGCGGAACGCGCTGGCGGCCCCGCCGCCGATGGTGTGA
- a CDS encoding lysylphosphatidylglycerol synthase domain-containing protein, whose product MRQAAVPARGLGRAFLRRLPLVGTLLGLALGTWLVATNDLTAIADAFGRVGAAGLAAIVLVRVAILVLCGLAWGQTIQGLAGLGRAGSGAFLVLRFVREGINVLLPVASVGGDVVGGRLLTFWGATGALAAASILVDMLFQAGTQAAFALLGVGLLMQVGGEAAQALAAWGLRALAVTALLLGAFLVAQRSPVLRRAAQRVLASLRRTLRGPAADAPAGGGVSAALDAIWAPGRWRSLTASVVLHGAAWLLGAAEIGIALACIGVHDVGIAEILIIEALSQAIKSAAFPVPSGLGVQEGGFVLLGSLFGIDAGTALALSLVKRVPDVVLGLPALLVWQNLEARRGTILPPQA is encoded by the coding sequence ATGCGACAGGCGGCCGTCCCCGCGCGGGGGCTGGGCCGGGCCTTCCTGCGACGGCTGCCGCTCGTCGGCACCCTGCTCGGGCTCGCCCTCGGCACCTGGCTGGTGGCGACCAACGACCTCACGGCCATCGCGGACGCCTTCGGCCGGGTCGGCGCAGCGGGGCTCGCCGCCATCGTGCTGGTCCGGGTCGCCATCCTGGTCCTGTGCGGCCTGGCCTGGGGGCAGACCATCCAGGGGCTCGCCGGCCTGGGCCGGGCGGGATCCGGCGCCTTCCTGGTGCTGCGCTTCGTGCGCGAGGGCATCAACGTGCTGCTGCCCGTGGCCTCCGTGGGCGGGGACGTGGTGGGCGGGCGCCTGCTGACCTTCTGGGGCGCCACAGGGGCCCTCGCGGCGGCCTCCATCCTCGTGGACATGCTGTTCCAGGCCGGGACGCAGGCCGCCTTCGCCCTCCTCGGGGTCGGGCTCCTGATGCAGGTCGGCGGCGAGGCGGCGCAGGCGCTCGCCGCCTGGGGCCTGCGCGCCCTGGCGGTGACCGCGCTCCTGCTCGGCGCCTTCCTGGTGGCCCAGCGCAGCCCCGTCCTGCGACGGGCAGCGCAGCGCGTCCTCGCCTCCCTGCGCCGGACCCTGCGCGGACCGGCCGCCGACGCGCCCGCCGGCGGCGGCGTCTCCGCGGCCCTCGACGCGATCTGGGCGCCCGGGCGCTGGCGCAGCCTCACGGCCTCCGTCGTGCTGCACGGGGCGGCGTGGCTGCTCGGAGCCGCCGAGATCGGGATCGCGCTCGCCTGCATCGGGGTCCACGACGTCGGGATCGCCGAGATCCTCATCATCGAGGCGCTGAGCCAGGCCATCAAGTCGGCCGCCTTTCCGGTGCCGAGCGGCCTCGGGGTGCAGGAGGGCGGCTTCGTCCTGCTCGGCAGCCTGTTCGGCATCGATGCCGGCACCGCGCTCGCCCTCTCGCTGGTCAAGCGCGTGCCCGACGTGGTGCTCGGCCTGCCCGCCCTGCTCGTCTGGCAGAACCTCGAAGCGCGGCGGGGCACGATCCTGCCGCCGCAGGCTTAG
- a CDS encoding capsule biosynthesis protein, which produces MKLDEPKQTDRLRGVIDLALRSVPDLRRNAETVEPVAPGRSVSLLRRARERLDWRRLPIIRQPATKPKNIIAGVLKHFGIFVLLPTALAALYFYAFASDQYIATAQFAIRGNVEPMDESPGGNFSGLIQKHNSQDSFIVRDFIRSQPLVSAVEDSLKVSKLFSRPEADFWERYNTNQPIEELVLYWRKHVQTRIEVISGIITLNVRAFTPQDALAIAQAVVTRSETLVNEISRRAQADMLVHAEADAARAQDRLRKAHLALQTFRNRWGIIDPIKSAETTLTTIGTLRKDRYKAESDLVVLRASALDEKSRSIQNLVLLIAALDQQIKKLTDQLTTDGATDVDPGNNITRALLEYEGLQIERTIATKLNESANLMVDRARIASGKQQIFLATFVEPSLPVDSLYPMRGHATMVVFFCCLVIWSSIAMIIAGVNDQRL; this is translated from the coding sequence ATGAAGCTCGACGAGCCCAAGCAGACGGACCGCCTGCGCGGGGTGATCGACCTCGCGCTGCGCTCGGTGCCCGACCTGCGGCGGAATGCCGAGACGGTCGAGCCGGTCGCGCCCGGCCGGTCTGTCTCGCTGCTGCGGCGGGCGCGGGAGCGGCTGGACTGGCGGCGCCTGCCGATCATCCGCCAGCCCGCCACGAAGCCGAAGAACATCATCGCCGGCGTGCTGAAGCACTTCGGCATCTTCGTGCTGCTGCCGACGGCGCTGGCGGCCCTGTACTTCTATGCCTTCGCCTCCGACCAGTACATCGCCACGGCGCAGTTCGCCATTCGCGGCAACGTCGAGCCGATGGACGAGAGTCCGGGCGGCAACTTCTCCGGGCTGATCCAGAAGCACAATTCCCAGGACAGCTTCATCGTCCGGGACTTCATCCGGAGCCAGCCCCTGGTTTCGGCCGTGGAGGACAGCCTGAAGGTGTCGAAGCTGTTCTCGCGCCCCGAGGCCGACTTCTGGGAGCGCTACAACACCAACCAGCCCATCGAGGAGCTGGTGCTCTACTGGCGCAAGCACGTGCAGACGCGCATCGAGGTCATCTCGGGCATCATCACCCTCAACGTCCGCGCCTTCACCCCGCAGGATGCCCTGGCCATCGCCCAGGCCGTGGTGACGCGCAGCGAGACCCTGGTCAACGAGATCTCCCGGCGCGCCCAGGCCGACATGCTCGTGCATGCGGAGGCGGACGCGGCCCGGGCGCAGGACCGCCTGCGCAAGGCGCACCTGGCGCTCCAGACGTTCCGCAACCGCTGGGGCATCATCGACCCGATCAAGTCCGCCGAGACGACGCTGACCACGATCGGCACCCTGCGCAAGGACCGCTACAAGGCCGAATCGGACCTCGTGGTGCTGCGCGCCTCGGCCCTCGACGAGAAGTCGCGCAGCATCCAGAACCTGGTCCTGCTGATCGCCGCCCTGGACCAGCAGATCAAGAAGCTCACCGACCAGCTCACCACCGACGGCGCCACCGACGTGGACCCGGGCAACAACATCACCCGCGCCCTGCTCGAATACGAGGGGCTGCAGATCGAGCGGACCATCGCGACGAAGCTCAACGAATCGGCCAACCTCATGGTCGACCGCGCGCGCATCGCGTCGGGCAAGCAGCAGATCTTCCTCGCCACCTTCGTGGAGCCGTCCCTGCCCGTCGACTCGCTCTATCCCATGCGCGGCCACGCCACGATGGTGGTGTTCTTCTGCTGCCTGGTGATCTGGAGTTCGATCGCGATGATCATCGCGGGCGTGAACGACCAGCGCCTCTGA
- a CDS encoding FliH/SctL family protein, with the protein MNARRFLFDTDFRPRADHPAQAREATALAEAVARAEAEGHARGLREGQALAEQQIQARLSDAITRLGLSAAGLLGQSDARDVAREDEAMDFAIALARKIAGEALDAHPLAAIGDTARAALQHLRGVPHLVVRVHESLVDEAEALVKRLARERGFEGRLVVLGEPDLAPGDARMEWADGGVVRDRARIEAAVLGALGIVP; encoded by the coding sequence TTGAACGCGCGCCGCTTCCTCTTCGACACCGATTTCCGCCCCCGCGCGGACCATCCCGCCCAGGCTCGGGAGGCCACCGCTCTCGCGGAGGCGGTGGCGCGCGCCGAGGCCGAGGGCCATGCGCGCGGCCTGCGCGAGGGCCAGGCCCTGGCCGAGCAGCAGATCCAGGCCCGGCTCTCGGACGCCATCACCCGCCTCGGCCTCTCCGCCGCCGGCCTCCTCGGCCAGTCCGACGCCCGGGACGTCGCGCGCGAGGACGAGGCGATGGACTTCGCCATCGCGCTCGCCCGCAAGATCGCCGGCGAGGCCCTCGACGCCCATCCCCTCGCCGCCATCGGCGACACCGCCCGCGCCGCCCTGCAGCACCTGCGCGGGGTGCCCCACCTCGTGGTGCGGGTCCACGAGAGCCTGGTCGACGAGGCCGAGGCGCTGGTGAAGCGGCTGGCCCGCGAGCGCGGCTTCGAGGGCCGCCTGGTGGTGCTCGGCGAGCCGGACCTCGCGCCCGGCGACGCCCGCATGGAATGGGCCGATGGCGGCGTGGTGCGGGACCGCGCCCGCATCGAGGCCGCCGTCCTCGGTGCCCTCGGCATCGTCCCCTGA
- a CDS encoding flagellar hook assembly protein FlgD: protein MASGISTATSTASTGTTQKTSSQELAGNFTQFLTLLTTQLKNQNPLDPMDTNQFTQQLVQYAGVEQQLKSNDRLDSILGNAKSSSAASATGFIGQSITADGRTTALKDGKANWTLTPARAATQATITISDAKGNVVATQTKALAAGAQSFAWDGRSSSGFTAANGTYAIKVDAVDATGTKIAVDTKVSGTVDGVDLSGTEPVLLLGTSRVPVSTVQNIGAGLST from the coding sequence ATGGCTTCCGGCATCAGCACCGCCACGAGCACGGCCTCGACGGGCACCACGCAGAAGACCTCCTCGCAGGAACTCGCGGGCAACTTCACGCAGTTCCTCACGCTGCTCACCACGCAGCTGAAGAACCAGAACCCCCTCGACCCGATGGACACCAACCAGTTCACCCAGCAGCTGGTGCAGTATGCCGGCGTCGAGCAGCAGCTGAAGTCGAACGACCGGCTCGACTCCATCCTCGGCAACGCCAAATCGTCGAGCGCCGCCTCCGCCACCGGGTTCATCGGGCAATCGATCACCGCGGACGGGCGCACGACGGCCCTGAAGGACGGTAAGGCGAACTGGACCCTGACGCCGGCCCGCGCCGCGACCCAGGCCACGATCACGATCAGCGACGCCAAGGGCAACGTCGTCGCCACCCAGACGAAGGCGCTGGCGGCCGGCGCGCAGTCCTTCGCCTGGGACGGGCGCTCGTCCAGCGGCTTCACCGCCGCCAACGGCACCTACGCCATCAAGGTGGATGCGGTGGACGCCACGGGCACCAAGATCGCGGTGGACACCAAGGTCAGCGGCACCGTCGACGGCGTGGATCTGAGCGGCACGGAACCGGTGCTTCTGCTCGGGACATCGCGCGTCCCGGTCTCCACCGTGCAGAACATCGGAGCCGGGTTATCCACATGA
- a CDS encoding (2Fe-2S) ferredoxin domain-containing protein codes for MDIKDAGALPPARIRVARAKFTELVLVCTKCVKRQGLKKGSLRSRLKRELKARPLAGKPRVVEVGCLGPCPKRALAVATAESLAKWRIHLIDPAATPAQAVDALFPDFGPKGTLTQAAIDARRDGT; via the coding sequence ATGGACATCAAGGACGCGGGCGCGCTGCCGCCGGCCCGGATTCGCGTAGCCCGGGCCAAGTTCACCGAACTCGTGCTCGTCTGCACGAAATGCGTCAAGCGCCAGGGGCTCAAGAAGGGCTCGCTGCGCAGCCGCCTCAAGCGCGAGTTGAAGGCGCGCCCGCTCGCGGGCAAGCCCCGCGTGGTCGAGGTCGGCTGCCTCGGGCCCTGCCCGAAGCGCGCCCTCGCGGTCGCCACAGCCGAGAGCCTGGCCAAGTGGCGCATCCACCTGATCGATCCCGCTGCGACGCCCGCCCAGGCGGTCGATGCGCTGTTCCCCGATTTCGGCCCCAAAGGCACCCTAACGCAGGCCGCGATCGACGCCCGGCGCGACGGGACCTGA
- the flbD gene encoding sigma-54-dependent transcriptional regulator FlbD produces MRLLIIGRLNGELITASKIAMNRGAAVTNAESLSQGLAVLRAKGADLIMIDVALAIRDLVTALADERIRTPVIACGVATDAKAAVAAIQAGAREYIPLPPDPEMIAAVLQAVSEDGRAFVWRDASMEKVVKLAEQVARSEASVLITGESGTGKEVLARHVHGRSNRANRPFVSVNCAAIPEALLESELFGHEKGAFTGAVARRIGRFEEANGGTLLLDEISEMDVRLQSKLLRALQERVIDRVGGTAPVKVDIRVLATSNRNLVEEVRKGTFREDLYYRLNVVHLRLPALRERPADILELAAYFARKYAEVNGLPVRPLSAEAQGMVRANPWRGNVRELENTLHRAVLLASGSEIGADAILTPEGDSIAPVSAGPAERAARVAEAATRGLVGQTVAQVECDLILDTLDHCLGNRTHAAKILGISIRTLRNKLNEYVDAGLSVAEPGSVRAVAAYG; encoded by the coding sequence ATGCGGCTACTCATCATCGGACGCCTGAACGGCGAACTGATCACCGCCTCGAAGATCGCCATGAACCGGGGCGCCGCCGTCACCAACGCGGAGAGCCTCAGCCAGGGCCTCGCCGTGCTGCGGGCCAAGGGCGCCGACCTCATCATGATCGACGTGGCGCTGGCGATCCGCGACCTCGTCACGGCGCTGGCCGACGAGCGCATCCGCACCCCCGTCATCGCCTGCGGGGTCGCCACCGACGCCAAGGCGGCGGTCGCCGCGATCCAGGCCGGCGCCCGGGAATACATCCCCCTGCCCCCGGATCCGGAGATGATCGCGGCGGTGCTGCAGGCGGTCTCCGAGGACGGACGCGCCTTCGTCTGGCGCGACGCCTCCATGGAGAAGGTGGTCAAGCTCGCCGAGCAGGTGGCGCGTTCGGAAGCCTCGGTGCTCATCACCGGCGAGAGCGGCACCGGCAAGGAGGTGCTGGCCCGCCACGTCCACGGCCGCTCGAACCGCGCCAACCGGCCCTTCGTCTCCGTGAACTGCGCCGCCATTCCCGAGGCGCTGCTCGAATCGGAGCTGTTCGGCCACGAGAAGGGCGCCTTCACGGGGGCCGTCGCCCGGCGCATCGGCCGGTTCGAGGAGGCCAACGGGGGCACGCTCCTCCTCGACGAGATCTCCGAGATGGACGTGCGCCTGCAATCGAAGCTGCTGCGCGCCCTCCAGGAGCGGGTGATCGACCGGGTCGGCGGCACCGCGCCGGTGAAGGTCGATATCCGCGTGCTCGCCACCTCGAACCGCAACCTCGTGGAGGAGGTCCGCAAGGGCACGTTCCGCGAGGATCTCTATTACCGCCTCAACGTCGTCCACCTGCGCCTGCCGGCCCTGCGCGAGCGTCCCGCCGACATCCTAGAACTCGCCGCCTACTTCGCGCGCAAGTACGCCGAGGTGAACGGCCTGCCCGTGCGGCCCCTGAGCGCCGAGGCCCAGGGCATGGTGCGCGCCAACCCGTGGCGCGGCAACGTGCGCGAACTCGAGAACACGCTTCACCGCGCGGTGCTGCTCGCCTCCGGCTCCGAGATCGGCGCGGACGCGATCCTGACCCCGGAGGGCGACAGCATCGCGCCCGTCTCGGCCGGTCCCGCCGAGCGCGCCGCCCGGGTGGCGGAGGCCGCCACCCGCGGCCTCGTCGGCCAGACCGTGGCGCAGGTCGAGTGCGACCTCATCCTCGACACCCTGGACCATTGCCTCGGCAACCGGACCCACGCCGCCAAGATCCTCGGCATCTCGATCCGGACCCTGCGCAACAAGCTCAACGAATACGTGGATGCCGGCCTCTCCGTGGCCGAGCCCGGCAGCGTGCGGGCGGTGGCGGCCTACGGCTGA
- the fliF gene encoding flagellar basal-body MS-ring/collar protein FliF has protein sequence MKPVLDLVTKLGPARLAAMAAVTMTLIGFFAFVILRVSKPDMGVLFADLSMSDSSAVIRDLDARGIKYETRGDAGQTILASRADLPRLRMDLAGKGLPSQAGVGYEIFDKGDAFSSTNFVQNVNHLRALEGELSRSIRAIGRVQAARVHLVIPERRLFERDRESPSAAIVLKLMGDLDPSQVRAIRHLAASAVEGLKPERVSIVDERGRLLADGARGAEAEGGAGMEEKQVGIERRLRTQIEEIIAGIVGAGRARVQVSAELDLNRIESRSESYDPESRVVRSTQTRSENSLTGGAEGAVSVGNELPGANQPGPNPAQKDSTNKNEETTNYEISRVTKTEVAEGGRVKRLSVAVVVDGAYVPGPDGKPVYQPRPAAEVDRIAALVRSAIGFDKARGDQVEVVNLRFAETPAQAEFIEPTLVQSLLSVSRDEMMRIMELAVLGMLTIIVMMAVVRPLLKKALTSEPIQVALVSGAGAAGAAAAGEAMLAPPDNPTARLVDFAQLNGKVQAETVQRVVDMVRASPSETVEVLRNWIHEN, from the coding sequence GTGAAACCGGTCCTCGACCTCGTGACCAAGCTCGGCCCGGCGCGCCTCGCCGCCATGGCCGCCGTCACGATGACGCTGATCGGCTTCTTCGCCTTCGTGATCCTGCGGGTCTCGAAGCCCGACATGGGCGTCCTGTTCGCCGACCTCTCCATGTCGGATTCCTCCGCCGTGATCCGCGACCTCGATGCGCGCGGCATCAAGTACGAGACGCGCGGTGACGCGGGCCAGACCATCCTGGCGTCCCGCGCCGACCTTCCCCGCCTGCGCATGGACCTGGCCGGCAAGGGCCTGCCGAGCCAGGCGGGCGTCGGCTACGAGATCTTCGACAAGGGCGATGCCTTCTCGTCCACCAACTTCGTCCAGAACGTGAATCACCTGCGCGCCCTGGAGGGCGAGCTGTCCCGCTCGATCCGCGCCATCGGCCGGGTCCAGGCGGCCCGCGTCCACCTGGTGATCCCGGAGCGCCGCCTGTTCGAGCGCGACCGCGAGAGCCCGAGCGCCGCCATCGTGCTCAAGCTGATGGGGGACCTCGACCCCTCGCAGGTGCGGGCCATCCGGCACCTCGCCGCCTCCGCCGTGGAGGGCCTGAAGCCCGAGCGCGTCTCCATCGTGGACGAGCGCGGGCGCCTGCTCGCCGACGGCGCGCGCGGGGCCGAGGCCGAGGGCGGCGCCGGCATGGAGGAGAAGCAGGTCGGCATCGAGCGCCGCCTGCGCACGCAGATCGAGGAGATCATCGCCGGCATCGTGGGTGCCGGCCGCGCCCGCGTCCAGGTCAGCGCGGAGCTGGACCTCAACCGGATCGAGAGCCGCTCGGAGAGCTACGACCCGGAGAGCCGGGTGGTGCGCTCCACCCAGACCCGCAGCGAGAATTCCCTCACGGGCGGCGCGGAGGGGGCGGTGAGCGTCGGCAACGAGTTGCCGGGGGCCAACCAGCCCGGCCCCAACCCGGCCCAGAAGGATTCCACCAACAAGAACGAGGAGACCACCAACTACGAGATCTCCCGCGTGACGAAGACCGAGGTCGCCGAGGGCGGCCGGGTCAAGCGGCTCTCGGTGGCGGTGGTGGTGGACGGCGCCTACGTGCCCGGCCCGGACGGCAAGCCCGTCTATCAGCCCCGTCCGGCGGCGGAGGTCGACCGCATCGCCGCCCTGGTGCGCAGCGCCATCGGCTTCGACAAGGCCCGTGGCGATCAGGTCGAGGTCGTCAACCTGCGTTTCGCCGAGACCCCGGCCCAGGCCGAATTCATCGAGCCGACCCTGGTCCAGTCGCTGCTGTCCGTCTCCCGGGATGAGATGATGCGGATCATGGAGCTTGCCGTGCTCGGCATGCTCACGATCATCGTGATGATGGCGGTGGTGCGCCCGCTGCTCAAGAAGGCGCTGACCTCCGAGCCGATCCAGGTCGCCCTGGTCTCGGGCGCGGGGGCGGCCGGGGCGGCCGCCGCCGGCGAGGCGATGCTGGCCCCGCCCGACAACCCCACCGCGCGCCTCGTCGACTTCGCGCAGCTCAACGGCAAGGTCCAGGCCGAGACGGTGCAGCGCGTGGTCGACATGGTCCGCGCCAGCCCCAGCGAGACCGTGGAAGTGCTGCGCAACTGGATTCACGAGAACTGA